A single window of Echinimonas agarilytica DNA harbors:
- the hemB gene encoding porphobilinogen synthase, whose amino-acid sequence MTAQFPMIRPRRMRKDAFSRRLMAENQLTAADLIYPVFVLEGEKQRESIASMPGVERVSIDLLTDVADELVELGIPLIAIFPVTPADVKTELAEQAYDPNGLAQRAIRALKQRQPELGVMTDVALDPFTIHGQDGLLDETGYVMNDETVEVLIKQAVSHADAGADIVAPSDMMDGRVGAIRAALESDGHIHTRIMAYSAKYASSFYGPFRDAVGSSGNLKGGNKYSYQMDPANGDEALREVALDLAEGADMVMVKPGMPYLDIVHRVKTEFKVPTMVYQVSGEYAMLKAASQNGWLDEKAVVMESLLAFKRAGADAILTYFAVDVARWLKQG is encoded by the coding sequence ATGACAGCTCAGTTTCCTATGATTCGTCCACGACGGATGCGAAAAGATGCATTTTCACGTCGATTAATGGCTGAAAATCAGTTAACCGCAGCAGATTTGATTTACCCCGTTTTCGTACTCGAAGGCGAAAAGCAGCGTGAGAGCATTGCTTCTATGCCGGGTGTTGAGCGTGTCTCTATCGATCTTCTGACGGATGTTGCTGATGAATTAGTGGAGCTGGGTATTCCCTTAATCGCAATTTTTCCGGTGACGCCTGCTGACGTGAAAACTGAGTTAGCAGAACAAGCGTACGATCCAAATGGACTTGCGCAGAGAGCGATTCGAGCGCTAAAACAGCGTCAGCCTGAGCTGGGCGTGATGACTGATGTCGCGCTCGACCCGTTTACCATTCATGGACAAGACGGTCTGTTGGATGAAACTGGCTATGTCATGAATGACGAAACCGTTGAGGTGTTGATTAAGCAAGCCGTGTCTCATGCTGATGCCGGCGCTGATATCGTTGCCCCTTCAGATATGATGGATGGCCGAGTGGGCGCTATTCGAGCCGCTCTTGAGTCCGACGGTCATATTCATACGCGCATTATGGCTTACTCTGCAAAGTATGCCTCAAGCTTCTATGGTCCGTTTCGTGATGCAGTCGGCTCATCGGGTAATCTAAAAGGTGGCAATAAATACAGCTATCAAATGGACCCAGCAAACGGCGACGAGGCGCTCAGAGAAGTTGCACTCGACTTAGCCGAAGGGGCCGACATGGTGATGGTGAAGCCAGGAATGCCCTACTTGGACATCGTACATCGTGTGAAAACGGAATTTAAAGTGCCCACTATGGTTTATCAAGTCAGTGGTGAATACGCCATGCTGAAGGCTGCAAGCCAAAATGGTTGGCTTGATGAAAAAGCGGTAGTGATGGAGTCTTTATTAGCATTTAAACGTGCAGGCGCAGACGCTATTTTGACCTACTTTGCAGTTGATGTGGCACGCTGGCTTAAACAGGGCTAG
- a CDS encoding sensor domain-containing diguanylate cyclase: MSRIAFLLFTMFGILGVAFAAQANDGALPAMQINEVINGRFEHHAKVIMSSGIFVGILFVMAMYNLFIFWHSRTISFLYYGLYALCVVFMTASAIGLLSLLWQPLIWYQQQIALGFGAVAAVCIGLFADELLGKLHTAQWLRVCLRITGLAVLLTGIVMVFSWNELSIKLVMFFAFIMVLFLVVVGSILTQAKHNYGMSYAFAWTSVAVGFALTLLIGADVLSWPFSHRIPLMAGICIEVVVVSFVLAGSFSDAQTDMIVAHKESLESYERAQRLQQQALQAQAVATDELERKVQERTFELEVTLRELEETNRRLEEQSTVDALTGVKNRKHFDRRFVAEFRRSRREQTPLSVMMLDIDRFKNVNDTYGHLVGDECIRQVAQRIQSVIKRPTDVVTRYGGEEFAVILPATHIDGAKQVAQDIITAVRQTPLITSDGPLTVTISAGISDAVANNDLRPEDLLTAADQALYKAKSAGRDQYQVQAVGDSNGSPHASLPFDLE; encoded by the coding sequence ATGAGTCGTATTGCTTTTTTATTGTTCACCATGTTTGGCATCCTAGGGGTAGCTTTTGCGGCCCAAGCCAACGATGGTGCTTTGCCAGCAATGCAAATCAATGAAGTTATAAACGGGCGCTTCGAGCATCATGCAAAAGTGATCATGAGTAGCGGCATTTTTGTCGGCATTCTATTTGTGATGGCCATGTACAATCTGTTTATCTTTTGGCACAGCCGCACTATCAGCTTTCTTTACTATGGCCTCTATGCTTTGTGCGTGGTGTTTATGACCGCCTCAGCAATTGGTTTGTTGTCGTTATTGTGGCAGCCACTTATCTGGTATCAGCAGCAAATAGCGTTAGGCTTTGGCGCTGTGGCGGCGGTGTGTATTGGGCTTTTTGCAGATGAACTTTTAGGCAAGCTCCATACGGCTCAATGGCTTCGCGTTTGTTTGCGTATTACAGGTTTGGCGGTATTGCTGACGGGGATTGTGATGGTGTTTAGCTGGAATGAGCTGAGCATTAAACTGGTCATGTTCTTTGCCTTTATCATGGTGCTATTTCTAGTAGTGGTTGGCTCGATTTTGACTCAAGCCAAACATAACTATGGTATGTCGTACGCATTTGCTTGGACCAGCGTGGCGGTTGGTTTTGCATTGACGTTATTGATTGGAGCAGATGTTTTAAGCTGGCCATTTTCACACCGGATTCCACTCATGGCTGGCATATGCATTGAAGTCGTGGTGGTTTCATTTGTGTTGGCAGGCAGTTTTTCTGATGCTCAAACCGATATGATTGTTGCGCATAAGGAGTCTCTTGAAAGTTACGAGCGCGCGCAACGTTTGCAACAACAAGCATTACAAGCCCAAGCTGTTGCAACTGATGAATTAGAACGCAAGGTGCAAGAACGAACGTTCGAGCTTGAAGTTACATTACGAGAGCTTGAGGAAACCAACCGTCGATTAGAAGAGCAGAGCACGGTTGATGCCTTGACGGGCGTTAAAAATAGAAAGCACTTTGACCGCCGGTTTGTTGCTGAATTTCGGCGAAGCAGGCGTGAGCAAACACCATTATCTGTGATGATGCTGGATATTGACCGATTTAAGAACGTCAACGATACCTACGGCCACCTCGTCGGAGATGAGTGTATTCGTCAAGTGGCCCAACGCATCCAGTCGGTAATTAAGCGTCCGACGGATGTTGTGACACGTTATGGCGGTGAAGAATTTGCGGTGATTTTACCCGCCACTCACATCGATGGTGCCAAACAAGTCGCGCAAGATATCATTACAGCTGTTCGCCAAACGCCTTTAATCACCAGTGACGGGCCGTTAACGGTGACCATTAGCGCCGGAATATCAGACGCTGTTGCGAACAATGATCTGCGTCCTGAAGATCTTTTAACCGCTGCGGATCAGGCTTTGTACAAAGCTAAATCTGCTGGTCGTGACCAATACCAAGTTCAGGCCGTGGGTGATTCAAATGGATCACCTCATGCGAGCTTGCCATTCGATTTGGAGTAA
- the fre gene encoding NAD(P)H-flavin reductase, whose amino-acid sequence MNKVQCTVRRIEALTPFVHRVILAPVQQIDYLPGQYLMLHLSDDDQRPFSIASPQGAKEIELHIGVGREDSYAGQAMAHLKATQEVTISLPGGDAYWHPERHESTILMAGGTGFSYVHSILLSMINVPRKLPIHVYWGVRKEADLYDFPRLKHLADTHDWLNVHAVVEEPSAGWTGMKGKVHEAVLTDFEDMSGHDLYMAGRFEMVGIARDAFLTRGMPRERMFSDAFAFID is encoded by the coding sequence ATGAATAAGGTGCAATGCACCGTGCGCCGGATTGAGGCGCTCACACCTTTTGTCCATCGGGTGATTTTAGCGCCTGTGCAACAGATTGATTATCTGCCGGGCCAGTATTTAATGTTGCATCTGAGCGATGATGATCAGCGTCCGTTCTCAATTGCCAGCCCGCAAGGTGCAAAGGAAATTGAATTGCACATCGGTGTTGGTCGTGAAGATAGCTACGCTGGGCAGGCCATGGCGCACTTGAAAGCTACACAAGAGGTGACTATTTCATTGCCCGGTGGCGATGCCTATTGGCACCCTGAACGTCATGAGTCGACCATCTTGATGGCCGGTGGCACTGGCTTTTCGTATGTACATTCAATCTTGCTCAGCATGATAAATGTGCCACGAAAGTTACCTATTCATGTGTACTGGGGCGTTCGCAAAGAAGCTGATTTGTATGATTTTCCGCGTTTAAAGCATCTCGCTGATACTCACGATTGGTTAAATGTTCATGCCGTAGTTGAAGAACCAAGCGCAGGCTGGACGGGCATGAAGGGCAAAGTGCATGAAGCGGTGCTGACCGACTTTGAAGATATGTCGGGCCACGACTTGTACATGGCCGGGCGCTTTGAAATGGTTGGGATTGCGCGAGATGCATTCTTAACGCGCGGGATGCCGAGAGAGCGCATGTTCTCTGATGCATTTGCGTTTATTGATTAG
- the trxA gene encoding thioredoxin TrxA — protein sequence MSDKIVYVTDSSFESDVLKASGPVLVDFWAEWCGPCKMIAPILDEIAEEFAGKLTIAKLNIDENAETAPKFGIRGIPTLLLFKDGNVAATKVGALSKGQLADFINENI from the coding sequence ATGAGCGACAAGATTGTTTACGTAACAGATAGCAGTTTTGAAAGTGATGTATTGAAGGCCTCTGGCCCCGTACTTGTAGATTTTTGGGCGGAGTGGTGTGGCCCTTGTAAAATGATTGCGCCGATCTTAGATGAGATTGCGGAAGAGTTTGCAGGAAAACTCACCATTGCCAAATTAAATATTGATGAAAACGCTGAAACTGCGCCTAAGTTTGGTATTCGTGGTATTCCAACATTGCTGCTGTTTAAAGACGGCAATGTAGCTGCTACAAAAGTAGGCGCCTTGTCGAAAGGTCAATTGGCTGATTTCATTAACGAAAATATTTAA
- a CDS encoding guanosine-5'-triphosphate,3'-diphosphate pyrophosphatase, which translates to MATRNNDLFAAIDLGSNSFHMLVVRQIGHSVQTMAKVKRKVRLAAGLDDSLNLSKEAMERGWQCLRLFAQRLQYLPPENVKIVATATLRLANNVDQFVTQAEQILGRRINIISGEQEAALIYQGAAYTSAGQPHRLIIDIGGASTEMIIGHDFDIHQAVSLNMGCVRFTTQFFNAGRFSATAFELATEAAKHEAQALVTSYQQFGWQQCLGSSGTVQAIQEVLLSQELDDQITLSRMHHLRDQIISCERLEQLNIKGLAEDRKPVFAGGLAILIGLFETFGITGMSISGGALREGLIYGMINQPIEPGVRQSTLSALIHKYHIEPRHAEQCRATALALFAHYKNQWPIECHEGEELLGCVALLHELGLTVGFADSHKHAEYILNVTQQPGFSKIQQALLATLLGNSKGEIDSQSIESLRGYKAEQAFGLLRILRWSILLTSHRSSSLILPSEILTDGVDTHWNMPAGWRSSHPLTAADLLEEQAIQAKVGWKFNVSSLKTPSH; encoded by the coding sequence ATGGCCACCCGCAATAACGACCTGTTTGCAGCCATCGATTTAGGCTCGAATAGTTTCCATATGTTGGTGGTTCGACAAATTGGCCATTCGGTGCAAACCATGGCCAAAGTCAAACGTAAAGTCCGGCTTGCCGCCGGGCTTGATGACTCACTTAACCTTTCCAAAGAAGCAATGGAACGCGGCTGGCAATGCTTGCGCTTGTTTGCCCAACGTCTTCAATATTTACCTCCTGAGAATGTCAAAATCGTTGCAACGGCAACGCTTCGTTTAGCCAATAATGTTGATCAATTTGTCACCCAAGCTGAACAGATTTTAGGGCGCCGCATCAATATCATTTCTGGTGAGCAAGAAGCAGCCTTAATTTATCAAGGCGCCGCGTACACCTCTGCCGGACAACCTCACCGCTTGATTATCGATATTGGTGGAGCAAGTACCGAGATGATCATCGGCCATGACTTCGACATTCACCAGGCCGTGAGCTTAAATATGGGGTGTGTCCGGTTCACCACTCAATTCTTTAACGCGGGTCGGTTTTCGGCCACAGCCTTTGAGTTAGCAACTGAAGCGGCCAAGCATGAAGCTCAAGCACTCGTCACCAGTTATCAACAATTCGGTTGGCAGCAATGCCTAGGTTCATCAGGCACGGTACAGGCCATTCAAGAAGTTCTGCTATCACAAGAGCTAGACGACCAAATCACCTTGTCTCGCATGCATCACCTTCGTGACCAAATCATCTCTTGCGAGCGGCTTGAGCAACTAAATATCAAAGGCTTAGCTGAAGATCGCAAACCTGTGTTTGCCGGTGGTTTGGCTATTTTGATTGGACTATTTGAAACATTTGGCATCACAGGTATGTCAATTTCGGGGGGAGCACTGCGCGAGGGCTTAATTTACGGCATGATTAATCAGCCCATCGAGCCGGGCGTACGACAATCGACCCTGTCTGCACTCATCCACAAATATCACATAGAGCCACGCCACGCAGAACAATGCCGTGCGACCGCATTGGCTCTGTTTGCACACTACAAAAATCAATGGCCCATTGAATGCCATGAGGGCGAAGAACTCTTGGGGTGTGTCGCACTGCTCCATGAACTGGGCTTAACCGTGGGCTTTGCCGATTCCCACAAGCATGCTGAATATATTTTAAATGTGACCCAACAACCGGGATTCAGTAAAATTCAGCAAGCGCTGTTGGCCACCTTACTTGGCAATAGTAAAGGCGAAATAGACAGTCAAAGCATTGAGAGTTTAAGAGGTTATAAAGCAGAACAAGCATTTGGGCTGTTGCGGATATTACGTTGGTCTATTCTACTCACAAGTCATCGCTCATCGAGCTTGATACTACCATCAGAAATCCTAACCGATGGCGTTGACACTCATTGGAACATGCCTGCGGGTTGGCGGAGTAGCCATCCGCTAACCGCTGCTGACTTACTTGAAGAGCAAGCCATTCAAGCCAAAGTTGGCTGGAAATTTAACGTCAGCAGCCTTAAAACACCAAGCCACTAA
- the rho gene encoding transcription termination factor Rho, whose amino-acid sequence MHLTELKNTPVSELVALGESMKLENLARLRKQDIIFTILKTHAKGGEDIFGSGVLEILQDGFGFLRSADSSFLAGPDDIYVSPSQIRRFNLRTGDTIAGKIRPPKEGERYFALLKVNEVNFDRPESSRNKILFENLTPLHANERMLMERGNGSTEDITARVLDLASPIGCGQRGLIVAPPKAGKTILLQNIAQSIAANHPECELMVLLIDERPEEVTEMKRLVKGEVVASTFDEPASRHVQVAEMVIEKAKRLVEHKKDVVILLDSITRLARAYNTVIPSSGKVLTGGVDANALHKPKRFFGAARNVEEGGSLTILATALIDTGSKMDEVIYEEFKGTGNMEVHLDRKIAEKRVFPAININRSGTRREELLTTPDELQRMWILRKILHPMDEISGIEFLIDKLAMTKTNEEFFLAMKKK is encoded by the coding sequence ATGCACTTAACAGAGCTAAAAAATACCCCAGTTTCCGAGCTAGTTGCTTTAGGCGAAAGCATGAAACTCGAGAATCTTGCCCGCCTTCGTAAACAAGACATTATTTTCACCATTTTAAAAACACACGCAAAGGGTGGCGAAGACATCTTCGGCAGCGGCGTGTTAGAAATTCTACAAGATGGATTTGGTTTTTTACGTAGTGCTGACAGTTCGTTCTTGGCAGGCCCAGACGATATCTATGTTTCTCCAAGTCAAATTCGTCGTTTTAATTTGCGTACCGGTGACACCATTGCCGGTAAAATTCGTCCGCCAAAAGAAGGCGAGCGTTACTTTGCGTTATTGAAAGTCAACGAAGTTAACTTCGACAGACCTGAAAGTTCACGCAATAAAATTTTGTTTGAAAACCTCACACCTCTGCATGCCAATGAGCGTATGTTGATGGAGCGTGGCAATGGTTCAACAGAAGACATTACAGCGCGAGTTTTAGACTTAGCATCACCGATTGGCTGTGGTCAGCGTGGTTTGATTGTTGCACCGCCAAAAGCGGGTAAAACGATTCTTCTCCAAAACATTGCTCAATCCATTGCCGCCAATCACCCTGAATGTGAATTGATGGTGTTGTTGATTGATGAGCGTCCGGAAGAAGTAACCGAGATGAAGCGCTTGGTGAAAGGAGAAGTGGTTGCTTCTACCTTTGATGAGCCTGCAAGTCGCCATGTTCAAGTGGCTGAAATGGTCATTGAGAAAGCGAAGCGTTTAGTTGAACACAAAAAAGACGTGGTGATTTTACTCGACTCAATCACTCGTTTGGCGCGCGCTTACAACACTGTTATCCCATCATCAGGCAAGGTGTTGACCGGTGGTGTGGATGCCAATGCGTTGCACAAGCCTAAACGTTTCTTTGGTGCTGCACGTAATGTAGAAGAAGGCGGTAGCTTAACGATTTTGGCCACTGCGTTGATCGATACCGGCTCTAAAATGGATGAAGTCATCTATGAGGAGTTTAAAGGTACCGGCAACATGGAAGTGCATTTGGATCGTAAAATTGCTGAAAAACGTGTTTTTCCTGCGATCAATATTAATCGTTCAGGTACACGTCGTGAAGAGTTACTGACTACGCCAGATGAGCTTCAACGGATGTGGATTTTACGCAAAATTTTGCACCCTATGGACGAAATTAGCGGCATTGAATTCTTAATCGATAAACTAGCAATGACGAAGACGAACGAAGAGTTCTTCTTGGCCATGAAGAAAAAATAA
- the rhlB gene encoding ATP-dependent RNA helicase RhlB, giving the protein MSKTHLSETRFNDFELHPKVLSALVDKGFEYCTPIQAQTLPLALTGKDVAGQAQTGTGKTIAFLAATYHHLMTTPAREERPINNPRAVIVAPTRELVIQIHNDAQLMAEHTDVKLQVVYGGEGYDIQRQRLQQGVDILVGTTGRLIDYLKQGVINLDDVQVMVLDEADRMFDLGFIKDIRFLMRRLPEADKRLNLLYSATLSYKVRELAYEHMNEPTHVHIEPERKTAEQIKEELFYPSNPDKMPLLLTLFEEEWPDKAIVFGNTKHGCEKIWGALAGEEHRVGLLTGDVPQRKRIKILEQFTNGELDILVATDVAARGLHIPLVTHVFNYDLPDDAEDYVHRIGRTGRAGQSGHAISFACEQYAINLPAIESYLGHEVPVTQYDSSCLLDDIKPAKRMPRSRQVNQSGRKRSGGNQRSNYKRSK; this is encoded by the coding sequence ATGAGCAAAACACATCTCTCCGAGACTCGCTTCAACGATTTTGAGCTACACCCTAAAGTGTTGTCTGCTCTCGTTGATAAAGGGTTCGAATACTGCACGCCTATTCAAGCTCAGACTTTGCCTTTGGCATTGACTGGCAAAGACGTAGCAGGCCAGGCTCAGACCGGCACTGGCAAAACAATCGCATTCCTCGCGGCGACTTATCATCACCTGATGACAACACCCGCTCGCGAAGAACGTCCCATTAACAACCCACGTGCAGTGATCGTGGCGCCTACCCGCGAGCTTGTGATTCAAATTCACAACGACGCCCAGCTTATGGCAGAGCACACCGATGTGAAGCTGCAAGTTGTTTATGGTGGCGAAGGCTACGATATCCAACGCCAGCGCTTACAGCAAGGCGTGGACATTTTGGTTGGCACAACCGGACGCTTAATTGACTACCTCAAGCAAGGTGTGATCAACCTTGATGACGTGCAGGTCATGGTGCTTGATGAAGCCGACCGCATGTTCGATCTTGGCTTTATCAAGGACATTCGATTCTTAATGCGTCGGTTGCCCGAAGCAGATAAGCGCTTGAATCTCCTGTATTCAGCGACTTTGTCGTACAAGGTACGCGAACTTGCATACGAGCACATGAATGAACCGACTCATGTTCATATTGAACCTGAGCGAAAAACCGCAGAGCAGATTAAAGAAGAGCTGTTTTATCCATCCAATCCAGACAAGATGCCACTGCTATTAACCTTGTTTGAAGAAGAATGGCCAGATAAAGCGATTGTGTTTGGCAATACCAAACACGGCTGTGAAAAAATCTGGGGCGCATTGGCGGGTGAAGAGCATCGTGTTGGATTGCTCACCGGTGATGTACCGCAACGCAAGCGCATCAAAATACTTGAGCAATTTACCAATGGTGAGCTTGATATTTTAGTCGCAACCGACGTTGCTGCCCGTGGTTTACACATTCCGTTGGTAACGCACGTATTTAACTACGACTTACCTGACGATGCTGAAGATTACGTTCATCGTATTGGCCGTACCGGTCGTGCGGGGCAGAGCGGTCATGCCATTAGCTTTGCCTGTGAGCAATACGCGATTAATTTACCCGCCATTGAATCGTATCTCGGACACGAAGTACCAGTCACTCAATATGATTCTTCATGCTTGTTGGATGATATTAAACCTGCGAAACGCATGCCTCGTTCACGCCAAGTGAATCAAAGCGGGCGAAAACGCAGTGGCGGCAACCAACGTTCGAATTATAAGCGAAGTAAATAG
- the ubiD gene encoding 4-hydroxy-3-polyprenylbenzoate decarboxylase: MKYKDLRDFIDQLEALGELKRITFPVDPNLEMTEIADRTLRAGGPALLFENPKGHSIPVLANLFGTPKRVALGMGQSEVSALKDVGKLLASLKEPEPPKGFKDALQKLPMYKQVLNMPTKVLGKAPCQHVVIEGDDVDLTQLPIQTCWPGDVAPLVTWGLTITRGPNAKRQNLGIYRQQLLGKNKLIMRWLSHRGGALDFRDWQQSNPGEPFPVSVALGADPATILGAVTPVPDTMSEYAFAGLLRGNKTETVRCIGNDLEVPASAEIVLEGVLEPGEMAPEGPYGDHTGYYNEVESFPVFTVQRITHRKDPIYHSTYTGRPPDEPAVLGVALNEVFVPILQKQYPEIVDFYLPPEGCSYRLAIVTIRKQYPGHAKRVMMGVWSFLRQFMYTKFVIVCDEDIDARNWQDVIWAMTTRMDPMRDTTFVDNTPIDYLDFASPVAGLGSKMGMDATNKWQGETDREWGVPIEMTQDVKTRVDDIWDELGIDLEPPQ; this comes from the coding sequence ATGAAATACAAAGATCTGCGAGACTTTATTGATCAGTTAGAAGCACTTGGCGAGCTCAAGCGCATTACTTTTCCTGTCGACCCGAACTTGGAAATGACTGAAATTGCTGACCGAACCCTTCGTGCGGGCGGTCCAGCATTACTCTTTGAAAACCCCAAAGGACACAGCATTCCTGTGCTCGCAAACTTGTTCGGTACGCCGAAGCGAGTGGCATTGGGCATGGGGCAGTCAGAGGTGAGTGCGCTGAAAGATGTGGGTAAATTACTCGCATCGCTAAAAGAACCAGAGCCGCCCAAAGGTTTTAAAGACGCATTGCAAAAATTGCCCATGTACAAGCAAGTGTTGAATATGCCGACCAAAGTGTTGGGTAAAGCGCCTTGTCAGCATGTGGTGATTGAAGGGGATGATGTCGATTTGACCCAGTTACCCATTCAAACTTGTTGGCCCGGAGACGTCGCCCCTCTAGTGACGTGGGGGCTGACGATTACCCGTGGCCCCAATGCTAAGCGCCAGAACTTGGGTATTTATCGTCAACAGTTGCTGGGTAAAAATAAGCTCATCATGCGCTGGTTATCGCATCGAGGCGGCGCATTGGATTTTCGCGATTGGCAGCAATCCAATCCGGGCGAACCTTTCCCCGTGTCGGTGGCACTGGGCGCTGATCCTGCTACTATTTTGGGTGCAGTGACGCCGGTTCCCGATACGATGTCTGAATATGCTTTTGCTGGCTTGTTGCGGGGCAATAAGACCGAAACAGTGCGTTGTATAGGCAATGATTTAGAAGTGCCGGCAAGCGCAGAAATTGTGCTTGAGGGGGTACTCGAACCCGGAGAAATGGCTCCCGAAGGGCCTTATGGTGATCATACCGGTTACTATAACGAGGTTGAAAGCTTTCCTGTGTTTACCGTGCAACGTATTACGCACCGCAAAGACCCTATCTATCACAGCACCTACACCGGTCGTCCGCCGGATGAGCCTGCCGTATTAGGGGTCGCTTTGAATGAAGTTTTCGTGCCTATTTTGCAAAAACAATATCCAGAAATTGTCGACTTTTACTTGCCGCCAGAAGGCTGTTCATATCGGCTCGCAATTGTAACGATACGGAAGCAGTATCCGGGGCATGCGAAGCGTGTCATGATGGGAGTGTGGTCGTTCTTACGTCAGTTTATGTACACGAAATTTGTTATCGTATGTGATGAAGATATTGATGCACGCAATTGGCAAGATGTTATTTGGGCAATGACCACCCGAATGGATCCTATGAGAGATACTACTTTCGTTGATAATACGCCCATTGATTACTTAGATTTTGCATCGCCCGTTGCGGGGCTTGGCTCCAAAATGGGAATGGATGCGACGAATAAGTGGCAAGGCGAAACAGACCGAGAATGGGGCGTTCCGATTGAAATGACGCAAGATGTAAAAACGCGTGTTGACGACATTTGGGATGAGCTCGGTATCGACCTTGAGCCACCACAATAA
- the tatC gene encoding twin-arginine translocase subunit TatC: MTDQGVPLISHLIELRSRILRAVVAILVMFLCLFYFANDLYHWLATPLLAQLPQNSSMIATNVAAPFFTPFKLTLVVSMAAAMPVILHQIWGFISPGLYRHERRLAVPLLVTSVLLFYGGVAFAYYVVFPIAFAFFTSVAPEGVEIATDISSYLDFVLKILFAFGIAFEIPIAVILMCVSGVTTPQKLRQKRPYVIVSVFVVGMLLTPPDIISQTLLALPMWLLFEVGVLMASLYSKSKKDEESEDEAN, encoded by the coding sequence ATGACTGATCAAGGTGTACCTCTTATCAGTCATTTGATTGAATTGCGCAGTCGTATTTTACGTGCTGTGGTGGCAATTTTAGTGATGTTCTTGTGCTTGTTCTATTTTGCCAATGATTTGTATCACTGGCTTGCTACACCTTTATTAGCGCAGTTACCTCAGAACAGTAGCATGATTGCGACCAATGTTGCGGCTCCGTTTTTTACCCCATTTAAATTAACGCTGGTGGTCTCAATGGCTGCTGCAATGCCCGTGATCTTACATCAGATTTGGGGCTTCATATCACCGGGCCTGTATCGCCATGAGCGACGTCTTGCGGTGCCGCTATTAGTCACCAGTGTGTTGCTTTTCTATGGTGGGGTGGCGTTTGCGTACTACGTTGTATTCCCAATTGCGTTTGCGTTCTTTACGAGTGTTGCGCCCGAAGGCGTTGAGATAGCGACGGATATCTCCAGCTATCTCGATTTCGTGTTAAAAATATTATTTGCATTTGGCATCGCGTTTGAAATTCCAATCGCTGTTATTTTGATGTGCGTGAGTGGCGTCACGACGCCGCAAAAACTTCGCCAAAAACGCCCTTATGTTATTGTTTCGGTGTTCGTCGTAGGAATGCTTTTGACGCCGCCCGATATTATTTCTCAAACCCTGCTGGCGCTACCGATGTGGCTGCTGTTTGAAGTGGGTGTGCTGATGGCGTCGTTGTATTCGAAATCCAAAAAAGATGAGGAGTCCGAAGATGAAGCAAATTAG